The Anabrus simplex isolate iqAnaSimp1 chromosome 1, ASM4041472v1, whole genome shotgun sequence genome window below encodes:
- the LOC137497076 gene encoding uncharacterized protein, translated as MLNTFLCTVVGDAEIVEVVNEDLPVVAAVQNEPSLVVSSSPKATTHLESSTTPDIISLQAAPKTTKDKTCTENSTKQSARSNKASLCRSNIAALAESRTSLCEKEMQLIEEKYKREIQLLEMKKETERLKQQTEKLQ; from the exons ATGTTAAACACATTTTTGTGTACTGTTGTAGGAGATGCCGAGATTGTGGAAGTTGTGAATGAGGATCTTCCAGTTGTGGCAGctgtacag AATGAACCAAGTTTGGTTGTGAGTTCATCACCCAAGGCCACTACACACCTTGAGAGCAGCACCACGCCGGATATAATTTCACTACAAGCCGCTCCAAAAACT accaAAGATAAAACCTGCACAGAAAACTCAACGAAACAGTCAGCTCGCTCAAACAAG GCCAGTCTTTGTCGTAGCAACATTGCTGCACTTGCTGAGAGCAGGACATCTCTCTGCGAAAAAGAAATGCAGTTGATAGAGGAAAAATATAAGCGTGAAATACAACTTCTAGAAATGAAAAAAGAAACTGAGAGGCTAAAACAACAAACAGAGAAGTTGCAATAG